In Bacillus rossius redtenbacheri isolate Brsri chromosome 15, Brsri_v3, whole genome shotgun sequence, one genomic interval encodes:
- the LOC134539671 gene encoding basic salivary proline-rich protein 4-like — protein MRANRRAAAAAQTPPQPQGPSGQQSGNPRQHSGPPEPPRHRPWGPPAPAQNRFAPLAQEPTYRETEWPVYANDYRPCRQHQGQPKPHFKKHPSGHKNGKGAPRQPRDTPATPALQPPAKTPSRQQQAPPCSGTAGLACTCRRNGS, from the coding sequence ATGCGCGCAAATAGGCGTGCTGCGGCGGCAGCGCAAACACCGCCCCAACCACAAGGCCCCTCAGGCCAGCAATCTGGCAACCCGCGCCAGCACTCGGGCCCACCAGAGCCACCCAGGCACCGCCCCTGGGGCCCTCCAGCGCCCGCGCAAAACAGGTTTGCGCCCCTCGCGCAGGAGCCGACGTACCGCGAGACGGAGTGGCCTGTCTACGCAAATGACTACCGGCCATGCCGACAGCACCAGGGCCAGCCCAAGCCGCACTTTAAAAAACACCCGAGCGGCCACAAGAATGGCAAGGGCGCCCCCCGCCAACCGCGCGACACACCTGCGACTCCCGCACTGCAGCCACCGGCCAAAACGCCCAGCAGGCAGCAGCAGGCCCCCCCCTGCTCAGGCACAGCAGGCCTcgcctgcacctgccgacgcaaTGGCAGTTGA